The genomic region CAGAAATCAAGGTGGTctatttaaattacattaaaatgaccTGAAAGCTAAAAAAACATGTTTCCAAATAAGCTGAATGCACGAACTAGCCAGAAAAGAAATGCATGGAATTTGATTTACAAACTGTAAACCTATTTTATTAGACAGCAATCATAAACAAAAGCCTAAGTGAGATGGCCCAAGCCCCGCTAAGTGGGAGAGAAGAGCGTGGCCAGGAGCCAGGTTCAACAGTCCAGACGAGCTGGAAGAATGCACCATGGACGGTTTGCCAAGCAATATCTAGATTATTTGTAAAAATGGGCTAACCCAGGAAAATACCTGTCAATAATAAtagttctcaattttttttccctttttggttaATGTAATAAATCCTTaaggatgaagaaactgacatcAAGGAAACAGACCCCAATTAAAGAGAGAATGTCTGGGATGATGGGAGAAAGCAGAGGAGGGTGAATAAAGCAGGCCCAAGACTCCAGGTTCAGCGGCCCCAGCGCAGAATCACGGGGGGAACCACCCCGGCCCTCCCCGTTCTGCTCTTCCCGCCGATAGGCGGCCAGCCCCGCACAGGCGGACTCACACACCTGCCTCTGTGGGGCTTGTGCAGCACGTGGGACAGAGCTGGCATATCCAGTGCCTCCTCTGGGGGATCTACATGttccagttttttttatttctttggatgCTAAGAAGTTATTGACCAGTgagtgtatattttaaataaagagatgTAATACCAAGGGTCAGTGCTCTGAAAATAGTGACTTAATGAAACAGCTTTATAACAACAGATTATGAATAGGTTTTAGCATACACTTAGATTACCATGTCAGTCTTCAAagatttcctttccatttcatctccattcattttcatttcaaaaaccCATTTCATGGATTTTTCTGgagtcttaatttttatttcccaagtTTTGTGGCTTAACTTTACATTTACTCACCACAGCTCACTCGCCAGGCTATATACAgaattgaaagaattttataaactacctgaaataaaaatctatacagataagaaaaataaaaatgaaatataacaagatatatataataataaaatactaaacacaataataaaatactaacaagAAATTGAAGATATTGAACAAAATGTTCATGATGGATGCATGTCATCCCCTGCCAGACAGGTATGAGTCAGCCAAACTCACCCCTGCTCTGCTTCCATACTCCTCACCACAGAGCCACCAACCTCTGCCAACTTCCTGGGTCAGAGGGGAGCAGAAGCTAAAAGAAATGACACAAGAactgcccctcccttctggatAGTTGTTTCAGTTTTTAGCAAACCAGTGAGGTGCTGCTGCTTTCCACTCTGGAGAGGAAGATGTAGGACAGTCACCAATGAAGCAGAGAGGGTGACCTTCAGCATTTGGGAGTGACAGAGGACAAGGAGATGACAAGATGACTTCACCTGACCCTATTAGCTACTCACAGATACCTCTGGCATCGTTTTGAATGAGacacttcaaattttaaaaaacataatgccACTGACACACATAGGCTCACTTCATAAACTAAATATGCCAAAATAGGCAACAAATACAGtggtcccagaaaaaaaaattaatcccacATGCTGTGATCTGAAAGTACTGGAAGGAGGGTGAGAAAGGACACACATTGCAGAATATTAGCTGTAAACTGACAAAGTGTAGGagctttctcaaaaaatattcaGGTATTCGTTCCTTccacattcaacaaatgttatgTGCCTAATTCCTGCCAGGTTCCGGCCAGCACTGCCCCAGAAGAGATCCCTTGTCTTTCTCCCCAGTCAAACGTCACCGGCACGTGGTACCCACAGCATAAGCACCTATCGAACCTAACACAGTCTAGGGCacttaataaaagagaaaggaaaggatgtgGCTGTAATACCCAGCACTGGAATTTTAATTAATATGATGATCAGTTAGAGTAAAACTAATCatgaaactgaaaacagtaaCACATAATGTGATAATGTGCTCTCTGGCCTCCAGACTTCATACTCCTTTCCTATGACGAAGCCTCAACTCCCTTTAACCAGAATGTAGGAAAAGTGTACATTTTGCAATGTACACTTTTACCTTTTGTAAAGGTAAAAGTGTACATTGCAAAATGCCCTGAGCAAAAATCAAAGTTCTTTTCTCAGTTCAATATTCCTTCAGACAAGAGACACTAAATATCACACtatggtatatatttataaagaaactgATTACATTCTACTATGGCTTTGCTTTTAGGTAGTGATAAGGTGAAATGTGTTTCTATAATATCCTTTGGTTAGAAGTTAATGcactaatgaaaataaaaaccagccCACAGGCAACTAGGTCCGACCATACTTTCATGCATCTAAACGAACATAATCCTATGAGCTCGTGGGCCTCCTATGTGCCACGGTCAGTGTGCACCACCTGAGGCCACCCTTCACTTCATGGGGCACACTCACTCACCAGCTGGCCGGCCAGCAGCGGCATGTACTCAATGATGGCCAGCCGGACCCTCCACTTGGCATCTTCAGCCAGCTCCACTATGGCAGGaaggagagactgagagagcTGACGGATCCCAATCACTTCATTTACACAGTCCAAGTTAGAGATGATATTCAAACGAACTTCTGGACACTGTAAATACCCAAGTCCCAAAAGAACACATATAAGAGTCAAGTTCTCTGCCCGATATTCCCCTACTGTCATGTTGAGATAAAAACTGCCTTGAGAATTAATGTAATAATACATGCAAAGCATTTATGATCACGTCTGACAGACAGtattactcaataaatgttagccatcgTTGCAATTCTGACACTagcatatttaaatttaaatttaaaacatttaaaacaaaactacattAGCTTTAAGGAGAAGACACCGGTGCGTATCAGAATGAATCAGGCAGGGAGGACACAAAGACACTTTCAGGACTCCAGCAATGGCTCCTTGTGCTCACTTTCTGCAGAAGTTGTAACTCCCTCCCCAAACACAGGAATTGTCACTGGTTCAAAATAAGCTACCTTTTTTTATCCCCTAATCCCTGTTTGAGTTCTATTTTCGTGaaaccccaaaccaaaaccaaaccaaatcacTGACTATCAAAGGCAATAGAATTTTTAGCCAGACTCACCTCATCCTTTAACTGAGCTAAAAAAAGAGGTAGAAGGTGTTCAATGGTATTCTCTTTGCCCAAAATGGTAGATAATCCCATAATCACAGAAGCTAAAGCCGATTTGACGTGTTGATTTGTATCAGATActaattcctaaaataaaatcaaaattaaaaacctttctttttgGCAAGACAAAAGAAACTTCCATACCATCGCCCAAGGAATTTAAAGAGACAGCACTATTTCAATATTGATTAGTTGATCAATTTCCTCAAGCCATCTGTTAGATAATAGAAACCTATGCACCAAAGAGCATTTTACAGTAACAAACGCTAATAAGTAACAAATAACAGTGTCATATTAATGTGACTGTCCCAATCATTCCCTATCCACCCTTAAACTTGAAGAGCTTTAaggtaaaacaaagaaacaaaaaaactgaggTAAAGTTTACCTTATACAGGGcaaggtaaaacaaaaaaaaggtaaacaaaaaggTTTACCTTTATAAAGGGCAGAATTTGATTCATAATTATGGTCTCTCTACCTTCAGGGGGCAAGTTCTCACAAAGttctgaaagagagaaaaagaaaaaactactaATGCTTACATACAGCCATTTACAAGCAACCAGGTTTATCAACAGTTGCAACTTAAATCATGTTTAAGCAAATAAGCTCCAAACGGGGAAAACAGCTCTTATTCTAAATGTACTTTTCATCAATCTATATGCCATATACACCAATCCAACCTGCAAAGGCatcttttttacaaaaacaagataaaatggCTATATGGTTTTAAATATAAAGGGAGTAGCCTTGTCCCACAATGTGACATTCCTACACAATGAAATCGCCTTATTGAAAAACATACCCACAACAAAAACCATACAAAATTtgctgacattaaaaaaaatgcaccaaaATGAATGATATAAACTGAACTCCTTAACCTTTTACTTTGTGGGCAGCAGCTGCTCGGACTTCAGCTTCACAGTCTTTAAGTAGGTTCTGAAAGGCGGGGATGAGGTCATTTAGGGTGATTTTAGGACCCACAGCTTTCTGGAGCTATAAAAAAATTTGTACAGGTTTTAATGTCTCCTAACAAGTTAATtaacatgaacaaaacaaaacagtgtaaCCTTCAAGTATGTTTTTGCTACAAGCACTTCCAATTCAGAAGAATTAAGAAACTTTTGGTACACAGCAAATCTGtgggtttggattttttttttctcttagtactttaaaaatgtcagtacAATAATTTTACCTCTGAAAACTTGTCAGCTACCATGTAGCGAACCCTCCAAGATTTATCTTCTGCTGCTTGCCGAAGTGTAGGCATCACCAAAGCCTCAAGGTCCTCCTGAGACAGTAACTGGGCAATGCTGACACAAGCTTCCACAGCCAGGAGACGCACTGAATCCTAAAGGAACAAAATTTCTCTGTTAGACAAAATTTATGGAGAGCCACAAGGCAGTATAGTATGTGTTGTGTGGGGCAGTGCTGTGGGtgtcattcaaaagaaaaaaaaacaaaaacactacatAGAGCTTCATGTCTTTATGTCTTAAAACATACTTTGCCTAGAATGGCATATCAAAGCCATAAAAGTAGAAACGACCTTGTTCTAGAGTCAACAGTAAAGTAATTCCCTCAGCTGGAATGCAGAGTTTTTATTAAGGAAAacgaaatgaaaatgtaaaaattaaatgaaaaaaagaacattttaatgatATCTTCAAGGCCTTCCTAGAAGTTGTTAagggataaaaaaatgaaaactatacaTGAACAAACTGTTAACAGAtcacaacaaaaacagaataaaggaaagggaaacaggaaGCTCAGTCGTCCAAATACTCGGTTTGGGGTGGCAGTAATAGTAGGCATGAGATGACTTggaaagaaatacacagaaaaacaaaatagcaatttaaaaaaaaaacaaaaacccactggATTTGAATGTTGAGAATCAGGGACAGAGTAACTTTGAGGTAGCCAAGCCTAGAAAAATGCAGCAAAAAGTTGAGAAACGTATGAGATTAATGAACTCAACTTCCCGAATGTAAATTGCCAAGTGTCAATGTGATACCCATATGTCCTTTGAGCAAGTAGAAATACACAATTAGACAAATCAATGAGAAATTAGGAATTGAGATTATAGTTTTAGGAATCATAAATATGTTAAGTGGAaactaaaaatatgtaaacataagCACCCAGGAGGGAGACCAAAAATGTGAatagtgtgtgtgcatatacgatgacgtattttatatatattacacatacatacatgaaaGAGAGATAAGGGACTccaacttttcaaaatattacaaattttaaaaattctttgtcaACAATAATTTACTATATGCCTAGAATGCTCACTCCTCTATCCAAATGAACAAGCCAAAAAGAAGGCAGAACTAGGTTCTTATTAGTGGCTATACCAATATTTTTGGAATCCAAAAACAATGCTTAATCAAGGGACTACTATCATCTATGGAACTATATACCAATAAATACTTGTCAATCAATTACCCTTCCCCCCTATGCTTGCTCCTCCATCTCAGCAATGACACCACCACCCACCCAGTTTGGGCTCAAACCAAAGATCAAGGTCTCTGATTGCTCCTCCCCTCATCCCATCTAATCCCATCACAGCCCTAATGATGCTGCCTCTGAACTTGTCTCTAGATTCTCTCCACCTTCACTGTACCACTTTCATTCACCATTGTGTCTTGCCTGAATTATTCCAAAAGTCTCCTAACTAGTCTTGCTATTTCTAATCTCGCCCCTGCCCCTTATAATTCGGCTTTCACCCAGAAGccagaatgttttttaaaatgtgaattacaTCAAGTCACACCACCCCTGCTTAAAATCTACGTGTATTCTCACTGCACCTAGAATAAGAAATCCAAACTCCATACCCTGACTTACAGGGCCTCTGCCTATCTTCTCCAACCTCATAGCCCACCAGAGTCCCTATCACCCATTATGTTCCAATGTTAGGTGTCCTCTCCTCCTGGAATTCTCTTTTCCTGGAATTCTGGCACTCCAGGAAAGGGTATGGCTGGCATTCttcttctgtgtctcagtttatATCACCTCTTCAGAGTCCTTCTCTAACTAACCAGTCTAGACGAATGCCCTATAATCACTTCCTATTACATCACCCTCCTTTATTTTCATCAGGGTGTTTATCATTAGTGCTTATTGATCTGTTAATATTATCTGTTTTCCTTCATCAAAATGTACACTCCATGACAGAAGGGCCTTTGTATGCCTTTTTAACACTGGACCCCAGCaccagaacagtgcctgatatgtagcaggtactcaatattttttcaatgaattAGTAAGCCAAGAACGGCAATTCTATCAGTGGTCAGAcagaatatacatacacacattttacaACGAagcacttaatattttttctaatataaacactAGAAATTATATGCCTCTTAACAAAAAATACAATCCCACATATGAAGTGGTCTTACTACACCAAAAATATCAAATCTAAATCTCATTAAGCCTCTAGATCAGGGATGGGGCAATAATTGGCCAAATCCAGGACTGCAGCAATAATTGGCCAAATCCAGGACTGCAGCTACtttatgtaaataaagttttattagaacaccaCCATGCCCATTAGTTTACACATTATGGTGCTTTTGTGCTGCaagagcagagttgagtagttacaaCAGAAACCGGctcacaaagccaaaaatatttactatccggccctttacagagaaagtttgcAAACCCTCCTCTCCCACACTAGATTCAACTATCAATCTGCaagaaatacagaggacaaaggaaaatgttaaattatacCATGGGAAGCATaatcaacaaaatcctaaataaGGACTCTAAACCTATCTGTCCAATGTGGCAACTACTACCCACCTACGGCTTCGGAGAACACGAAATGTGGCTGGTGTCACATGTTCAAATGATCATTATTTTGGACAAACTggcttaaataaattattaaaattaatttcccattttttactttttaaaatgtgactactAGAAAACCTAAAATTAACTTACATTCTATTTGTTAAACAGTGCTGTTTTAAACTATAATGTTGAAGCAATAAATGTACAGAGAAGTTAAGAGGTGGTTACCACGAAAGTCAAGTGTTATCTGAAGCGGGCAGGGAGCAGGTGTGTTTGAGAGGGAACATGTGGTAGGCTTCTAGGGTAGCGGCTGTCAAAGTTCTGTTTGCTAATAAGATGACATTACCTTATTCATGGAGCTGTATATGTTGTGCTCTTTTCTATATgcaattttaataacatttttaaattattttgaaagtaagATTTACCATCTTTCAATCTAGGATCTGAAAATGACACTCCTCAGTATGTGTCTGGTGCTCTTGGTCCTATACATGTGAAGTGCTTCTAGGATAGACAGTAGGCAAATTAAAACCTGAAAGGATTCTTCTAGAGTCCAGAAACTCTGGGGGCAGATCCTCTGAACCATAAAGAGAGGCAGTACACCCTGGCTGTGAAGGCTGTGCACTCTGGAGCCAAACTGCCTAGATTCCCATCCCATCTCTACCACTGCTGACTGTGCAACCCTGAAAAAGTTACTTcaattttctgtgtctgtttcctaATATGTAAAATGGCATATCTACCTCATGGGGCTTTTATGAGGACCGAAGTACTTCTTATATGTACACCTCTTAAGACAGGCTGAGAAAAATCTCATATTTAATGTAGTGCTCCTTATTATTTCCACCCCAGAAAGATATAGATCCTTGGATTTAGAATTGCTATTATGCAAAGTCACCCTATACATTCATCCAGAGGATACAGAAGGTCAAACAGCCTTCTCAACACATGCTCTGCTTGTTTAACTGAAAGTCAAAAATTCCAGGCAACATTACTCCCCTCATGACTGGCTGCAATGCACAAAAGTATGTTACCCCTTAACACAGCTATGGTCTTCCCTTCTAACATGGCTcccacttcctcttttttttttaagattttattcatttatttgagagagagagagagagtacacacgcacaagcaggaggagtggcaggcagagggagaaggagaagcagactccctgctgagcagagattcccgacgtggggctcgatcccaggatcccaggatcaccacctgagcccaaggcagccgcttaactaactgagccacccaggcgccctcccattTCCTCTTTGACTCTTCTTTTAACCACTGCTAATATAAGAGAAAATCATGGTCTGgttaagaaagaaatataaggaCACTGAGATGGGTCATATTAAACTTTATCCAGCCCAGACTTAAGTATCAATTTGGCAAAAAGGATCCTAACATGAGAACCAAAACTCCCCTTAAAACATTAGAGGAAAGGAGCATATCAATGTACCTTAAATACTAAAGGTTAACGTACCTGTTCATCTGAAGCTAGATTAGTGAACAGTGGAACAATTTCACTTTTCACACTGTCTAATTCCAAAACTTTTGCAAATTCGCCCAGTTTGGAAGCGGCAGCACGTCGTACCATTGGAGTGTCATCTGAGCACAAGGAACGGAAGTGCCTggagcaaataaaataatgaaggcaTTTCCTGTCAAATACCATCAATTAAACacccccaacacatacacacacagagccatTTTAGAGGTTTTCTCTCACAAATATCAGTGATTAGGCTTTTACTCATGGAAGTCAAATATAAAACCACTAGTATATTCAACTGAATGATAAAAAAGTCATGTTACCACTTCTCCTATCCTGCTATCAGCCACTCACTGGTAACAGGGTATTACTGTGTAAATTGTCAGCTATGAGTTCCCAATAATcccaaataactaaaaaaaacaCCATATCTTACTGTCTAATTTCTGCTTTGACAGCATTTGAAGCCCTGGGATAGCAAACGCTGAACAAACCACACGCAGATGTGCGAGAAGTGAACCAATCCCCACTCGCCAGGCGCTTCACCAGAGGTACAAAGTGAGCTTCCAGAGCAATGGGAGTATGCTCCTGGGAGATCTGCCTCAGGGACTCCACAGCCTTGTCTCGAACCACGGTCTCTTCCACAGTCGCCAGACTTTCCAAAGGAGGCTAAaaagaccaaaaaggaaaaatcagagaagaaaacttAGGGAATCAGGTTAGCTACAGATTATCACCTTTTAAAGTGACTGAAGGGAGGTGGTACATGTAACCAGAATGTTAGCTACAGCACACCAAATGGTTACTTTCAGTTCACACAGTGATAACATATGGCGTGTCCAACCTGAAGACACGACTTCTGTAGGACAGCCAAGATCTCATGTCCCAGATGGCAATTCCCAGATGGTGTCTACAAATGACACACTGGAGACTTGACACAATATTAATATTACTGCGAGCTGAAAGACTAGGTTTAAGAGATATGTAGCCAAATTCAGATAAGATCATGTTTATTTCCTCAAGAGTAAGTGCAAAAACATGAGCAACACCGGGTACCACAATTACATGATGACATCTCA from Zalophus californianus isolate mZalCal1 chromosome 11, mZalCal1.pri.v2, whole genome shotgun sequence harbors:
- the PPP2R1B gene encoding serine/threonine-protein phosphatase 2A 65 kDa regulatory subunit A beta isoform isoform X3, producing the protein MAGAAGPGTGPGAAGGDGDDSLYPIAVLIDELRNEDVQLRLNSIKKLSTIALALGVERTRTELLPFLTDTIYDEDEVLLALAEQLGNFTGLVGGPDFAHCLLPPLESLATVEETVVRDKAVESLRQISQEHTPIALEAHFVPLVKRLASGDWFTSRTSACGLFSVCYPRASNAVKAEIRQHFRSLCSDDTPMVRRAAASKLGEFAKVLELDSVKSEIVPLFTNLASDEQDSVRLLAVEACVSIAQLLSQEDLEALVMPTLRQAAEDKSWRVRYMVADKFSELQKAVGPKITLNDLIPAFQNLLKDCEAEVRAAAAHKVKELCENLPPEGRETIIMNQILPFIKELVSDTNQHVKSALASVIMGLSTILGKENTIEHLLPLFLAQLKDECPEVRLNIISNLDCVNEVIGIRQLSQSLLPAIVELAEDAKWRVRLAIIEYMPLLAGQLGVQFFDEKLNSLCMAWLVDHVYAIREAATNNLMKLVKKFGTEWAQNTIVPKVLVMASDPNYLHRMTTLFCINALSEACGQEITTKQMLPIVLKMAGDQVANVRFNVAKSLQKIGPILDTDALQEEVKPVLQKLGQDEDVDVKYFAQEALSAVAQRLRKLDSPAKDGEEPSAPGADKNHFLRPGGPGEDTGKFVPLMSRHTESERLGWFLRRQ
- the PPP2R1B gene encoding serine/threonine-protein phosphatase 2A 65 kDa regulatory subunit A beta isoform isoform X4, with product MAGAAGPGTGPGAAGGDGDDSLYPIAVLIDELRNEDVQLRLNSIKKLSTIALALGVERTRTELLPFLTDTIYDEDEVLLALAEQLGNFTGLVGGPDFAHCLLPPLESLATVEETVVRDKAVESLRQISQEHTPIALEAHFVPLVKRLASGDWFTSRTSACGLFSVCYPRASNAVKAEIRQHFRSLCSDDTPMVRRAAASKLGEFAKVLELDSVKSEIVPLFTNLASDEQDSVRLLAVEACVSIAQLLSQEDLEALVMPTLRQAAEDKSWRVRYMVADKFSELQKAVGPKITLNDLIPAFQNLLKDCEAEVRAAAAHKVKELCENLPPEGRETIIMNQILPFIKELVSDTNQHVKSALASVIMGLSTILGKENTIEHLLPLFLAQLKDECPEVRLNIISNLDCVNEVIGIRQLSQSLLPAIVELAEDAKWRVRLAIIEYMPLLAGQLGVQFFDEKLNSLCMAWLVDHVYAIREAATNNLMKLVKKFGTEWAQNTIVPKVLVMASDPNYLHRMTTLFCINALSEACGQEITTKQMLPIVLKMAGDQVANVRFNVAKSLQKIGPILDTDALQEEVKPVLQKLGQDEDVDVKYFAQEALSVLALA